From Hermetia illucens chromosome 6, iHerIll2.2.curated.20191125, whole genome shotgun sequence, one genomic window encodes:
- the LOC119659249 gene encoding odorant receptor 33a-like: MQCYLMVLVRKKLLQLENYFHILDENVIAPEDQVLAKNAREKGQKILKFFFTVTISAVYSRISGFLFTSGKVQIIPLWSPFGKYIVIKFLYDCIAGHLIILQTIASDMYPPICFLLLNAHLKILSQQLLRIGAGDLECPTQSSIAPFVEYHIAILKIYEILDATVSKMFFVELLIASILLCISTTSVLSNSMELSELMFTVAFTFALMFQILPICVLAHQFQSFSENLADAAYGSNWPDQDRAFRHSILLIMHRSQNCKLILAGGIVPINLPTFLTILRCAYSFSAIYSMMN; encoded by the exons ATGCAGTGTTACCTAATGGTTTTGGTTCGTAAGAAGCTGCTTCAactggaaaattattttcatatcTTAGATGAAAATGTAATTGCACCAGAAGATCAAGTTTTGGCAAAAAATGCAAGGGAAAAAgggcaaaaaatattaaaatttttcttcacTGTTACCATATCTGCCGTATATAGCCGAATATCAGGTTTCCTTTTCACTTCGGGGAAAGTGCagataataccattgtggtctcCGTTTGGAAAATACATTGTTATAAAATTTCTCTATGATTGCATTGCGGGACATTTAATAATACTCCAAACTATTGCGAGCGATATGTATCCACCTATCTGTTTTCTGTTGTTAAATGCGCACTTAAAGATTCTATCTCAACAGTTGTTGCGTATAGGAGCAGGAGACCTAGAATGCCCTACTCAATCGAGTATTGCACCCTTTGTAGAATATCACATCGCCATTTTGAA gatttatgaaattttagATGCAACCGTCTCGAAAATGTTTTTTGTTGAACTTTTAATTGCTAGCATTCTTCTCTGCATTTCAACGACATCTGTACTTTCTAATAGTATGGAACTCTCAGAATTAATGTTCACTGTTGCGTTCACATTCGCTCTTATGTTTCAAATTTTACCGATTTGCGTCCTGGCTCATCAATTTCAATCGTTTAGTGAAAATCTTGCAGATGCAGCATATGGTTCTAATTGGCCTGATCAGGACCGTGCATTTAGACATTCGATACTTCTAATCATGCATAGATCACAAAACTGCAAATTGATTCTAGCTGGTGGTATCGTACCGATAAACTTACCGACTTTTCTCACT ATTTTACGTTGCGCTTACTCATTTTCAGCAATTTATAGTATGATGAATTAG